One region of Acropora muricata isolate sample 2 chromosome 13, ASM3666990v1, whole genome shotgun sequence genomic DNA includes:
- the LOC136895983 gene encoding ATP-dependent DNA helicase Q4-like, whose protein sequence is MRDTLKGLAMKADTHHISVSPDRPNIYLYKANVNKDLMSAFAWLVNTIKKEANETPRTIIYCKSQKDCGKLFKHFKFELGSFAYYPLGSKEVSKNMLIGMYHAKTLQKYKERVSESLFDGGGICRVVFASTALGMGVNIPDVRQVIHYGPPRQMVDFVQEIGRAGRDRKPAKSLLFYAGVHLKKCEQIVKDYARTDTVCLRKLLLDKFGASTCDTNEPHNCCCICHLTCKCLGKSCKVELPSFVQAESNAATFGQRKKRKVELYQKRELQELLEDYKEELDKRCMGYVLSSESTNGFSSTLIKSVLKTCKYIFSLNDVVDLNPVFESQHAADILHMVRDVFEDFEVDMSHAVNNDDNSLLENDFEYGGHYEENSSGTSSDESSNASSSSHLSGVMELQ, encoded by the coding sequence ATGAGGGATACACTTAAAGGTTTGGCTATGAAAGCTGACACTCACCACATTTCAGTAAGTCCAGATCGACCAAACATTTATCTTTACAAAGCGAATGTAAACAAGGACTTGATGTCTGCATTTGCTTGGCTTGTTAATACCATTAAGAAGGAGGCCAATGAAACTCCAAGGACAATTATTTACTGCAAATCACAGAAAGACTGTGGCAAACTTTTCAAACATTTCAAGTTTGAACTTGGTTCATTTGCTTACTATCCCCTTGGCTCCAAAGaagtttcaaaaaacatgttgaTTGGTATGTATCATGCAAAGACTCTACAAAAATACAAAGAACGGGTGTCTGAATCTCTTTTTGATGGAGGAGGTATTTGCCGAGTGGTTTTTGCATCGACAGCACTTGGCATGGGTGTCAACATTCCTGATGTTCGCCAAGTGATCCATTATGGCCCCCCACGACAGATGGTAGACTTCGTCCAAGAAATTGGAAGGGCAGGGAGAGATAGGAAACCAGCAAAGTCCCTCTTGTTTTATGCTGGAGTGCATTTAAAGAAATGTGAGCAAATTGTTAAGGATTATGCAAGAACTGATACGGTTTGCTTGCGAAAACTTTTACTGGACAAATTTGGGGCTAGTACATGTGACACAAATGAGCCCCATAACTGCTGCTGTATCTGTCATTTGACATGTAAATGCTTAGGAAAGAGTTGTAAAGTTGAGCTGCCTTCCTTTGTTCAAGCTGAATCTAATGCAGCCACATTTGGACAacggaagaaaagaaaagtagagCTTTATCAAAAAAGGGAATTGCAAGAGCTTCTAGAAGATTACAAGGAAGAGTTAGATAAAAGATGTATGGGATATGTATTGTCATCTGAGTCCACAAATGGCTTTTCTTCAACATTAATCAAATCTGTGTTGAAAACATGCAAGTACATCTTTTCACTGAATGATGTTGTTGATCTAAATCCCGTATTTGAAAGCCAGCATGCTGCAGACATTCTGCATATGGTCAGAGATGTTTTTGAGGATTTTGAAGTGGACATGTCACATGCTGTGAACAATGATGACAATTCACTTTTGGAAAATGATTTTGAGTATGGTGGACATTATGAAGAGAACTCATCAGGAACTTCAAGTGATGAAAGTTCTAATGCCTCAAGTTCTTCTCATCTGTCTGGGGTCATGGAATTACAATAA